In Sphingomonas panacisoli, one genomic interval encodes:
- a CDS encoding flagellar basal body L-ring protein FlgH, protein MRNLTTIVATTALAALVIGSASPAQAGIFGKKKAKEDFSAPPPPRAVPPAPANGSIFQPQEGYAALYEGTRARRVGDPLTIVLVENMSASKSSSSKLDSGGGFGITPPSTGPLNLFKPTDIGASGNRNFNGKGTADQSNSLSGEVSVTVVEVYPNGTMLVQGQKRVTLNRGDEFVQIKGVVRVADISADNRVLSTRVADAKISYTGKGDVARAGRQGWLSRFFSVISPF, encoded by the coding sequence ATGCGCAACCTCACCACCATCGTCGCAACGACGGCGCTCGCCGCACTCGTCATCGGTTCGGCTTCGCCCGCGCAGGCGGGCATCTTCGGCAAGAAGAAGGCGAAGGAGGATTTCTCCGCGCCGCCGCCGCCCCGCGCCGTGCCGCCGGCACCCGCGAACGGCAGCATCTTCCAGCCGCAGGAAGGCTATGCCGCGCTGTACGAAGGTACGCGCGCGCGCCGCGTCGGCGATCCGCTGACGATAGTGCTGGTCGAGAACATGTCGGCGTCGAAATCCTCGTCGTCGAAGCTCGATTCGGGCGGCGGGTTCGGCATCACGCCGCCGTCGACCGGCCCGCTCAACCTGTTCAAGCCGACCGATATCGGCGCCAGCGGCAACCGCAACTTCAACGGCAAGGGGACGGCCGACCAGTCGAACTCGCTGTCGGGCGAAGTCTCGGTCACCGTGGTCGAAGTCTATCCGAACGGCACGATGCTGGTGCAGGGGCAGAAGCGCGTCACGCTCAACCGCGGCGACGAATTCGTCCAGATCAAGGGCGTCGTCCGCGTCGCCGACATCAGTGCCGACAACCGCGTGCTGTCGACCCGCGTCGCCGACGCCAAGATTTCCTACACCGGCAAGGGCGACGTCGCGCGTGCAGGCCGCCAAGGTTGGCTCAGCCGCTTCTTCTCGGTGATCAGCCCGTTCTAG
- a CDS encoding flagellar basal body P-ring protein FlgI, translating into MLFRSLLALLAVLVAVPAHADRIKDLGSFQGIRSNQLTGYGIVVGLAGTGDDNLEYTIQSMKAVASRFGLNLPANINPGLKNAAVVLITAELPAFAKPGQRIDITVASMGKAKSLRGGALIMTPLMGADGQIYAMAQGNLAVGGLGIEGKDGSQVVVNVPSTGRIPEGATVERAVATGFESTPNLTFNLARSDFTTAQNVASAINTRFGAGVAEAVDGVSIRVNAPAGADTRATIMSAIENLDVVSAEPPAKVIVNARTGTVVINSAVRVGPAAVTHGKLTVRIDEKQTVVQPAPFSNGTTANEQKSGVQVDEEKKPMFLLAPGPKLADIVKAVNAIGASPSDLVAILEALKEAGALKAELIIL; encoded by the coding sequence ATGTTGTTCCGTTCGCTCCTTGCTCTCCTTGCCGTTCTGGTCGCGGTCCCGGCGCATGCCGACCGCATCAAGGACCTGGGCAGCTTTCAGGGCATTCGATCCAACCAGCTGACCGGCTACGGCATCGTCGTCGGCCTGGCGGGGACGGGCGACGACAATCTGGAATACACCATTCAGTCGATGAAGGCCGTCGCCTCGCGCTTCGGCCTCAACCTGCCGGCGAACATCAACCCGGGCCTGAAGAACGCCGCGGTGGTGCTGATCACCGCCGAGCTGCCCGCCTTCGCCAAGCCGGGCCAGCGGATCGACATCACCGTCGCGTCGATGGGCAAGGCCAAGTCGTTGCGCGGCGGTGCGCTGATCATGACGCCGCTGATGGGCGCCGACGGCCAGATCTATGCGATGGCGCAGGGTAACCTCGCGGTCGGCGGTCTCGGCATCGAAGGCAAGGACGGATCGCAGGTCGTGGTCAACGTGCCCTCGACCGGCCGTATCCCCGAAGGGGCGACCGTCGAACGCGCGGTCGCGACCGGGTTCGAAAGCACGCCCAACCTCACCTTCAACCTTGCGCGGTCGGACTTCACCACCGCGCAGAACGTCGCTTCGGCGATCAACACGCGTTTCGGCGCCGGCGTGGCGGAGGCGGTCGATGGGGTGTCGATCCGCGTCAACGCGCCGGCCGGCGCCGACACCCGCGCGACCATCATGTCCGCGATCGAGAACCTCGACGTCGTGTCGGCCGAGCCGCCGGCCAAGGTGATCGTCAACGCGCGCACCGGCACCGTCGTGATCAATTCGGCGGTCCGCGTCGGGCCGGCCGCGGTCACGCACGGCAAGCTGACGGTCCGCATCGACGAGAAGCAGACCGTCGTTCAGCCCGCCCCGTTCTCGAACGGCACGACCGCCAACGAACAGAAATCGGGCGTCCAGGTCGATGAAGAGAAGAAGCCGATGTTCCTGCTCGCGCCGGGCCCGAAGCTCGCCGACATCGTCAAGGCGGTGAACGCGATCGGCGCCTCGCCATCGGACCTCGTCGCGATCCTCGAAGCGCTGAAGGAAGCCGGCGCGCTGAAGGCGGAGTTGATCATCCTATGA
- a CDS encoding rod-binding protein: protein MTDLPSTSAATPTTGISTDTSRLASSANLKKAGEKFESVFIGLMLKSMRQAKLGDGLFDSKNSDTFRDMQDKNVAESMAAHQPIGIGKAMTDFLARSQAALKTPVAADPSGSTTP, encoded by the coding sequence ATGACCGACCTACCCTCAACGTCGGCGGCAACGCCGACCACCGGCATTTCGACCGATACGAGCCGCCTCGCCTCGTCCGCCAACCTCAAGAAGGCGGGCGAGAAGTTCGAGTCGGTGTTTATCGGTCTGATGCTCAAATCGATGCGCCAGGCGAAGCTGGGCGACGGGCTGTTCGATTCGAAGAATTCGGACACGTTCCGCGACATGCAGGACAAGAACGTCGCCGAGAGCATGGCCGCGCACCAGCCGATCGGCATCGGTAAGGCGATGACCGATTTCCTCGCGCGCAGCCAGGCCGCGCTCAAAACCCCGGTCGCGGCCGACCCTAGCGGGAGCACCACGCCATGA
- the flgK gene encoding flagellar hook-associated protein FlgK — translation MSDMLAIGASGLRAYQVALNTVSENIANAGTAGYTRRTTNIKEVASIGGISAQAIGSGEGAAVIGVQRAGDMFKMAEVLSSGSDLGKTATSVGWLDRIETSLSSSVLSTRLSSFFTSATTLAGDPTSTAARSAMLESANGVASAFSETGASLDRVATDLDTTTRDTVSSLNSLAATLARINQGLGRAAPGTAGNAALMDQRDQTLEAMSALTDVHVSYDNAGRASVNVGGSGGPLLVDGNFNATVGYARNASGTMSFSVLTGVTQQVMSPTGGALAGIMDGAQRIADARQQLQGIALNFVKDVNTVQSGGRDLDNNAGANMFAIDTSAGTAQVSATLTDPRGIAAAAVGGGQRDNTNLAAFAAIRTSGGYESKVVDMTTTNASALAQRKSVADAQQTIRDNAVSSRDALSGVDLDTEAVDLMRFQQAYAATSRVIQVARDTIQTIIDIR, via the coding sequence ATGAGCGATATGCTGGCGATCGGCGCGAGCGGACTGCGCGCCTATCAGGTCGCGCTGAACACCGTTTCCGAAAACATCGCGAACGCCGGCACCGCCGGCTACACGCGGCGCACGACCAACATCAAGGAAGTCGCCTCGATCGGCGGCATCAGCGCGCAGGCGATCGGCAGCGGCGAAGGCGCCGCGGTCATCGGCGTCCAGCGCGCCGGCGACATGTTCAAGATGGCCGAGGTGCTGTCGTCGGGGTCCGACCTCGGCAAGACCGCGACCAGCGTTGGCTGGCTCGACCGCATCGAAACCTCGCTCAGCAGCAGCGTGCTCAGCACGCGGCTGTCGAGCTTCTTCACCTCGGCGACGACGCTCGCCGGCGACCCGACCTCGACCGCCGCACGATCCGCGATGCTCGAATCGGCCAACGGCGTCGCCAGTGCGTTCAGCGAGACGGGCGCATCGCTCGATCGCGTCGCGACCGATCTCGACACCACGACGCGCGATACCGTGTCGTCGCTCAATTCGCTGGCGGCGACGCTCGCGCGGATCAACCAGGGGCTCGGCCGCGCTGCGCCCGGCACCGCCGGCAACGCCGCGCTGATGGACCAGCGCGACCAGACGCTCGAGGCGATGAGCGCGCTGACCGACGTGCATGTCAGCTACGACAATGCCGGCCGCGCGTCGGTCAATGTCGGGGGCAGCGGCGGGCCGTTGCTGGTCGACGGCAATTTCAACGCGACCGTGGGGTATGCGCGCAACGCGAGCGGCACGATGTCGTTCAGCGTGCTGACCGGCGTCACCCAGCAAGTCATGTCGCCGACCGGCGGCGCGCTGGCCGGAATCATGGACGGCGCGCAACGGATCGCCGACGCCCGCCAGCAGCTGCAGGGTATCGCGCTGAATTTCGTCAAGGACGTCAACACCGTTCAATCGGGCGGCCGCGACCTCGACAACAATGCCGGCGCCAACATGTTCGCGATCGATACGTCGGCGGGTACCGCCCAGGTGTCGGCCACGCTCACCGATCCGCGCGGCATCGCCGCCGCCGCGGTCGGCGGCGGCCAGCGCGACAACACCAACCTCGCGGCGTTCGCGGCGATCCGCACCAGCGGCGGCTACGAAAGCAAGGTGGTCGACATGACCACGACCAACGCCTCGGCGCTGGCGCAGCGCAAGTCGGTCGCCGACGCGCAGCAGACGATCCGCGACAACGCCGTATCGTCGCGCGACGCGCTGTCGGGGGTCGATCTCGATACCGAAGCGGTCGATCTGATGCGCTTCCAGCAAGCCTATGCCGCGACCAGCCGCGTGATCCAGGTCGCGCGCGACACCATCCAGACCATCATCGACATCCGGTAA
- the flgL gene encoding flagellar hook-associated protein FlgL, giving the protein MQISTQQFYTSNQRNLHALTSTADILQTQISTGKKLNAPSDDAVGYRRLQGLVRDGSNDQAYGGNITIVQSALSQADTTLKSMTDDIQRAKELAIKANSGTLSPSDRSIIADELDSIVKGLVDLANAKDSRGAAIFASGDSPAVTANSNGTFTFATSGPTTIPIGDSSSAAPGDAASRLFVDSGGGNILSDISALSAALRGTGDVSTLAGATGDKLTASNNQVAGVQGALGARSQRVDIESTRMAANATDREITRSSIEDVDPTQAITDLQKTMTILSAAQASFTKLAGLSLFDYMR; this is encoded by the coding sequence ATGCAGATCAGCACCCAGCAATTCTACACGTCGAACCAGCGCAACCTCCACGCGCTGACATCGACCGCCGATATCCTGCAGACGCAGATTTCGACGGGGAAGAAGCTCAACGCGCCGTCCGACGACGCGGTCGGGTATCGCCGGCTGCAGGGGCTGGTCCGCGACGGCAGCAACGACCAGGCCTATGGCGGCAACATCACGATCGTGCAGTCGGCACTAAGCCAGGCCGACACCACGCTGAAGTCGATGACCGACGACATCCAGCGCGCCAAGGAGCTGGCGATCAAGGCGAACAGCGGCACCTTGTCGCCGAGCGACCGGTCGATCATCGCCGACGAACTCGATTCGATCGTCAAGGGATTGGTCGATCTCGCCAACGCCAAGGATTCGCGCGGCGCCGCGATCTTCGCCTCGGGCGATTCGCCGGCGGTCACCGCCAATTCGAACGGCACCTTCACCTTCGCCACGTCCGGCCCGACGACGATCCCGATCGGCGATTCGTCGAGCGCCGCGCCGGGCGACGCGGCATCCCGCCTGTTCGTCGATTCGGGCGGCGGCAACATCCTGTCCGACATTTCGGCGCTGTCCGCAGCGCTGCGCGGCACCGGTGACGTCAGCACGCTTGCCGGCGCGACCGGCGACAAATTGACCGCGTCGAACAACCAAGTCGCGGGCGTGCAAGGCGCGCTCGGCGCGCGGTCGCAGCGCGTCGATATCGAATCGACCCGGATGGCGGCGAACGCCACCGACCGCGAGATCACGCGATCGTCGATCGAAGACGTCGATCCGACCCAAGCGATCACCGATCTGCAAAAGACGATGACGATCCTGTCGGCCGCACAAGCCAGCTTCACCAAGCTCGCGGGCCTGTCGCTGTTCGACTACATGCGGTGA
- the motA gene encoding flagellar motor stator protein MotA, with product MFPAIGLIILLGMVFGGFVFTGGALGPVLEAIPHEMLIIGGAAIGALVIGNSGKELKALGGGVMKVLKGPKYKKQDYLDVIFLVSKLMKMLRMDGPIALEPHVEDPKSSTVFAEYPRLLADHTLINLIADTLRLVVVSSGTLDVHAVEEVMDNAIKTHHHEVEGPQGTLQSLGDALPALGIVAAVLGVVKTMGSIDKPPSILGAMIGSALVGTFLGVLLAYGIVGPLANRLKQVIDADGAIYHVVKQIIIASLHGHPQPLVIEAARSGIAHSNQPGFAEVFDGLRGR from the coding sequence ATGTTTCCGGCAATCGGCCTCATCATTTTGCTCGGCATGGTTTTCGGCGGGTTCGTCTTCACAGGCGGCGCGCTGGGACCGGTGCTGGAGGCGATTCCGCACGAAATGCTGATCATCGGCGGCGCCGCGATTGGGGCGTTGGTCATCGGTAACTCCGGCAAGGAGCTGAAGGCGCTCGGCGGCGGCGTGATGAAGGTGCTGAAGGGCCCGAAATACAAAAAGCAGGATTATCTCGACGTCATCTTCCTGGTGTCGAAGCTGATGAAGATGCTGCGGATGGACGGGCCGATCGCGCTCGAACCGCATGTCGAGGATCCCAAATCCTCGACCGTTTTCGCCGAATATCCCCGATTGCTCGCGGACCATACACTGATCAACCTGATCGCCGACACGCTGCGCCTCGTCGTCGTCTCGTCGGGCACGCTCGACGTGCACGCGGTCGAGGAAGTGATGGATAACGCGATCAAGACGCACCACCACGAAGTCGAAGGCCCGCAGGGCACGTTGCAGTCGCTCGGCGACGCGCTCCCCGCGCTCGGCATCGTCGCGGCGGTGTTGGGCGTCGTGAAGACGATGGGCTCGATCGACAAGCCGCCAAGCATCCTCGGTGCGATGATCGGCTCGGCGCTGGTCGGCACGTTCCTGGGCGTGTTGCTGGCCTACGGCATCGTCGGCCCGCTCGCCAATCGCCTGAAGCAGGTGATCGACGCCGACGGCGCGATCTATCACGTCGTCAAGCAGATCATCATCGCCTCGCTGCACGGTCACCCGCAGCCGCTGGTGATCGAAGCGGCCCGTTCGGGCATCGCGCATTCGAACCAGCCGGGCTTCGCCGAAGTCTTCGACGGTCTCCGCGGACGCTAA
- a CDS encoding flagellar motor protein MotB encodes MAAARAPHGNNQPPKIIVKKIYIEGHGGHHGGAWKVAYADFVTAMMAFFLLLWILGATTEKQRKSIADYFAPTLVELKQNSAGSNGIFGGSSITDKDHYPNRAAQTGTRSMTIPIGATGGNKEGSGDKGSLKNQATAAEDAKNFAAMKRTLMSAMQAQPMKRLASHIRFVQTQDGLRIDLVDDADYSMFALGTTQLVPEADKLIGLIAQTIKGTQNPIMIRGHTDSLGYGNPLNMNNWMLSSGRAEATRRRLAAGGTPETRFYRIEGVADREPMIENDPTDPRNRRVSITLLWRAGSFKQ; translated from the coding sequence ATGGCGGCGGCGCGCGCTCCACACGGCAACAACCAACCCCCGAAGATCATCGTCAAGAAGATCTATATCGAGGGTCACGGCGGCCATCACGGCGGCGCGTGGAAAGTTGCGTACGCCGACTTCGTGACCGCGATGATGGCGTTCTTTCTGCTGCTGTGGATCCTGGGCGCGACGACCGAAAAGCAGCGCAAGTCGATCGCCGATTACTTCGCGCCGACGCTCGTCGAGTTGAAGCAGAACAGCGCAGGGTCGAACGGTATCTTCGGCGGCTCGTCGATCACCGACAAGGATCACTACCCCAACCGCGCCGCGCAGACCGGCACGCGATCGATGACGATTCCGATCGGTGCGACCGGCGGCAACAAGGAGGGGTCGGGCGACAAGGGCTCGCTCAAGAACCAGGCGACCGCGGCCGAGGACGCCAAGAATTTCGCGGCAATGAAGCGCACGCTGATGTCGGCGATGCAGGCCCAGCCGATGAAGCGACTGGCGAGCCACATCCGCTTCGTCCAGACGCAGGACGGCTTGCGCATCGACCTGGTCGACGACGCCGATTATTCGATGTTCGCGCTCGGTACGACGCAGTTGGTGCCGGAAGCGGACAAACTGATCGGGCTGATCGCGCAGACCATCAAGGGCACGCAGAACCCGATCATGATCCGCGGCCACACCGATAGCCTGGGCTACGGCAACCCGCTCAACATGAACAATTGGATGCTATCGTCGGGGCGCGCCGAGGCGACGCGTCGCCGGTTGGCGGCGGGTGGCACGCCGGAAACGCGCTTCTACCGCATCGAAGGTGTGGCCGATCGCGAGCCGATGATCGAGAACGACCCGACCGACCCGCGCAACCGCCGCGTGTCGATCACGCTCCTGTGGCGCGCGGGGTCGTTCAAGCAATAA
- a CDS encoding serine hydrolase domain-containing protein, which translates to MTPLLLLAAAAAAAQPAATVRVTFDKNGVTSVTNEGLADAAANRAVTPDSVVRIASISKLVTAIGVMRLVEAGKLNLDADVSRYLGYTFRNPAFPDTPITLRLLLSHRSSLTDTIDYVLPLDGDMRKVLADPKAWDAEHAPGTYFRYVNFNFPVIAAVMERATGERFDRLMDRLVIKPLKLKACYQWDTCDDATIAKGVVLYRAGVVTRDDNHGKRPACPVTPASDGNCDLSRWVAGRNGATFAPQSGLHISMPDLAKIGRLLMLGGKVDGVRLLTPASVKMMTTPAWNYDGANGDIGAGWACSYGLGVITTANPTKGCRDDPFRDSRPRFGHLGDAYGLKSGLFVDPARGVGVAYFATDVPNEPGTKSAYTLTEENLARP; encoded by the coding sequence ATGACCCCTCTCCTCCTGCTGGCCGCCGCTGCCGCCGCCGCGCAACCCGCCGCGACGGTTCGCGTCACCTTCGACAAGAACGGTGTCACCTCGGTCACCAACGAAGGCCTAGCCGACGCCGCCGCCAACCGCGCGGTTACCCCCGACAGTGTGGTGCGGATCGCCTCGATCTCAAAGCTCGTCACCGCGATCGGGGTGATGCGGCTGGTCGAGGCGGGCAAGCTCAACCTCGATGCCGACGTCTCCAGATATCTCGGTTACACGTTCCGCAATCCTGCCTTCCCCGACACGCCGATCACACTTCGGCTGCTGCTGTCGCACCGCTCCAGCCTGACCGACACGATCGACTATGTCCTGCCGCTCGACGGCGACATGCGGAAGGTGCTGGCTGACCCCAAGGCCTGGGACGCCGAGCACGCCCCCGGCACATACTTTCGCTACGTCAATTTCAATTTCCCCGTGATCGCCGCGGTGATGGAGCGCGCGACGGGAGAGCGGTTCGATCGGTTGATGGATCGCCTCGTCATCAAGCCGCTGAAGCTCAAAGCCTGCTATCAGTGGGACACGTGCGACGACGCCACGATCGCAAAAGGGGTCGTCCTCTATCGCGCCGGCGTCGTCACGCGCGACGACAATCACGGCAAGCGCCCCGCCTGCCCCGTCACCCCCGCGAGCGACGGCAATTGCGACCTGTCGCGCTGGGTCGCGGGCCGCAACGGCGCTACGTTCGCGCCGCAGAGCGGGCTGCATATCTCGATGCCCGATCTCGCCAAGATCGGACGGCTGCTAATGCTCGGCGGCAAGGTCGATGGGGTACGGTTGCTGACCCCGGCGTCGGTGAAAATGATGACCACGCCGGCCTGGAATTACGATGGCGCGAATGGCGATATCGGTGCGGGCTGGGCGTGCAGCTATGGCCTTGGCGTGATCACCACCGCCAATCCCACCAAGGGATGCCGCGACGATCCGTTCCGCGACTCACGTCCACGCTTCGGCCATCTCGGCGATGCCTACGGCCTCAAGTCCGGGCTGTTCGTCGATCCGGCCCGCGGGGTCGGCGTCGCCTATTTCGCGACGGACGTGCCCAACGAGCCCGGCACCAAATCGGCCTATACGCTGACCGAAGAGAATCTGGCGCGACCTTGA
- a CDS encoding N-acyl-D-amino-acid deacylase family protein — protein MKLGAALIATLLAGCSIGAAPAPVADLIIRGGTVYTGDAAPFTGDVAIKDDRIVAVGPNLTTAATRTIDAKGMIVAPGFIDPHTHAGPWLASADPQTRLIPAFLLQGVTTAFIGNDGGGSTDVAKVLASPATKPVGLNFVTYVGFGTIREAVIGSANRAPTPAELDREKALVAKGMCEGAIGLSTGLFYAPQSFSKTDEVIALSAEAAKRGGYYDSHIRDESSYTVGLAAAIDEIIAIGRATGMPVHVSHIKALGVDVQGQAPAIIAKIDAARAAGVNITASQYPWSASGTSLVASLVPLWAQDGGTAALIKRFDTPALQTKLRADMTENMRKRGGPATLLVTEGQYRGKYLSQIATAMKTDPISAAIALIRVHDSATVSFNMSEADIAAFMRQPWVMTDSDASGGHPRVWGTFARKYAKYVVADKVISLRDFIERSSSVTAKWFGLAGRGELKTGNFADVVVFDPKTYAARATYEQATLPAAGVRTVVVNGVVAVDKGALTGKAAGRALPHVPTRGTCP, from the coding sequence ATGAAGCTTGGCGCTGCCCTGATCGCCACGTTGCTGGCGGGTTGTTCGATCGGCGCGGCGCCCGCGCCCGTCGCCGACCTGATCATCCGCGGCGGCACCGTCTATACCGGTGACGCCGCGCCGTTCACCGGCGACGTCGCGATCAAGGACGACAGGATTGTCGCGGTCGGCCCGAACCTGACGACCGCGGCGACCCGCACGATCGACGCGAAGGGCATGATCGTCGCACCCGGCTTCATCGATCCGCACACGCATGCCGGCCCCTGGCTCGCCTCGGCCGATCCGCAGACGCGGCTGATTCCGGCTTTTCTGCTGCAAGGCGTGACGACGGCGTTCATCGGCAATGACGGCGGCGGATCGACCGACGTCGCGAAGGTGCTGGCGAGCCCGGCGACCAAGCCGGTCGGACTCAATTTCGTTACCTATGTCGGGTTCGGTACGATCCGCGAGGCGGTGATCGGCAGCGCCAACCGGGCGCCGACACCCGCCGAGCTCGACCGCGAAAAGGCGCTGGTCGCCAAGGGCATGTGCGAAGGGGCGATCGGGCTGTCGACCGGCCTGTTCTACGCGCCGCAGAGCTTTTCCAAAACCGACGAAGTGATCGCGTTGTCGGCGGAGGCGGCAAAGCGCGGCGGCTATTACGACAGCCATATCCGCGACGAGTCGAGCTACACGGTCGGCCTAGCGGCGGCGATCGACGAGATCATCGCGATCGGGCGGGCGACCGGCATGCCGGTCCATGTCAGTCACATCAAGGCGCTGGGCGTCGATGTGCAGGGCCAGGCGCCCGCTATCATCGCCAAGATCGACGCCGCGCGGGCGGCGGGCGTGAACATCACCGCGAGCCAATATCCGTGGAGCGCATCGGGGACGAGCCTGGTCGCCAGCCTTGTCCCGCTCTGGGCGCAGGACGGCGGGACCGCGGCGCTGATCAAACGCTTCGACACGCCCGCGCTCCAGACCAAGCTCCGCGCCGACATGACCGAGAACATGCGCAAACGCGGCGGTCCGGCGACCCTCCTCGTCACCGAGGGACAGTATCGCGGCAAATATCTCAGCCAGATCGCGACGGCGATGAAGACCGACCCGATCAGCGCCGCGATCGCGCTGATTCGCGTGCACGACTCCGCGACGGTCAGCTTCAACATGAGCGAGGCCGACATCGCCGCGTTCATGCGGCAGCCTTGGGTGATGACCGACAGCGACGCGTCAGGCGGCCACCCGCGCGTGTGGGGGACGTTCGCGCGCAAATACGCGAAATATGTGGTGGCGGATAAGGTCATATCCTTGCGCGACTTCATCGAGCGATCGTCGAGCGTGACCGCGAAATGGTTCGGGCTGGCCGGGCGCGGCGAACTGAAGACGGGCAATTTCGCCGACGTCGTCGTGTTCGATCCCAAGACCTACGCCGCGCGCGCGACCTACGAGCAGGCCACGCTTCCCGCTGCCGGCGTCCGCACGGTCGTGGTCAACGGCGTGGTCGCGGTCGACAAGGGTGCGCTGACCGGCAAGGCGGCTGGGCGCGCGCTGCCGCATGTCCCGACCAGGGGTACGTGTCCTTGA
- a CDS encoding dicarboxylate/amino acid:cation symporter → MRRWFAIPLWQRVVAGLVIGVILAFAWPTGAPYVQFIGDLFVRAIRMLVAPIVLVTIAAGITSLADPKQLGSLGARTIGLFAATTAIGVSVGMIVASLIRPGVGAPLGTAAPHALGAAVTPYEQLIGIVPLNIMDALAKGDMLALIFVAILFGVGVVLTGEAGKPFASLLQSVSAVLLRVVGIVMEATPFGVFALIWVAVAANGANVFVHVGWLALAVIAGSLIQMAVVHSLILRFVAKLPVLPFFRGIIDALVVAFSTASSGATLPVAMRVAGDNLGVARPVYSTVLPLGASIGKDGTAMYVGLLAMFALQAFGVPLTPQVYATVLLTGALAAFGTAPVPSASLFMLAAVLSAVGVAPEQTALVVGFVLPFDRLLDMTRTVPSACANLTVATTVARWEGQLDEAVYRGTPRE, encoded by the coding sequence ATGCGCCGCTGGTTCGCCATACCGCTGTGGCAGCGCGTGGTCGCGGGGCTCGTCATCGGTGTCATCCTGGCCTTCGCCTGGCCCACTGGCGCGCCGTACGTCCAGTTCATCGGCGACCTGTTCGTTCGCGCGATCCGAATGCTGGTCGCCCCGATCGTCCTCGTCACGATCGCCGCCGGGATCACCAGCCTCGCCGATCCGAAGCAACTCGGCAGCCTGGGCGCACGCACGATCGGTTTGTTCGCCGCGACCACCGCGATCGGCGTGTCGGTCGGGATGATCGTCGCGAGCCTGATCCGGCCCGGCGTCGGCGCCCCACTCGGCACCGCCGCGCCGCACGCATTAGGCGCGGCGGTCACGCCCTATGAGCAGTTGATCGGCATCGTCCCGCTCAACATCATGGATGCGCTGGCGAAGGGCGACATGCTCGCCTTGATCTTCGTCGCCATCCTGTTCGGGGTCGGCGTGGTGCTGACCGGCGAGGCGGGCAAGCCGTTCGCGAGCCTGCTCCAGTCGGTGTCCGCCGTCCTGCTCCGCGTCGTCGGGATCGTGATGGAGGCGACGCCGTTCGGGGTGTTCGCATTGATCTGGGTCGCGGTGGCCGCGAACGGCGCGAACGTGTTCGTCCATGTCGGCTGGCTCGCGCTCGCGGTGATCGCGGGATCGCTGATCCAGATGGCGGTAGTCCACAGTCTGATCCTGCGCTTCGTCGCGAAACTGCCGGTATTGCCGTTCTTCCGCGGGATCATCGACGCGCTGGTCGTCGCTTTCTCGACCGCGTCGAGCGGCGCGACCTTGCCGGTCGCGATGCGCGTCGCGGGCGACAATCTGGGCGTGGCGCGGCCCGTCTATTCGACCGTGCTCCCCTTGGGCGCGAGCATCGGCAAGGACGGCACGGCGATGTATGTCGGGCTGCTCGCCATGTTCGCGCTGCAGGCGTTCGGCGTGCCGTTGACTCCGCAAGTCTATGCCACCGTGCTGTTGACCGGCGCGCTCGCCGCGTTCGGGACGGCGCCGGTACCCTCCGCCTCATTGTTCATGCTCGCCGCCGTACTGTCGGCGGTCGGCGTCGCGCCCGAACAGACCGCTTTGGTGGTCGGCTTCGTCCTCCCCTTCGACCGCCTGCTCGACATGACGCGGACGGTGCCGAGCGCCTGCGCGAACCTGACCGTCGCGACGACGGTCGCACGGTGGGAGGGGCAGCTGGACGAGGCGGTCTATCGCGGCACGCCGCGCGAGTGA
- a CDS encoding globin — MTDAALIEASLLALDGQEAAMRERLFERFFARFPDRRAIFLAIDATSVRMTDETLQWMLGLASERKWVWSQVAELVFNHRNYGHLTHEEYAVFIDLAIDALGETIVDAWDEKTDAAWRRQAATLKDMIARAQTEWTAAPLAYP, encoded by the coding sequence GTGACCGACGCCGCGCTGATCGAAGCCAGCCTGCTCGCGCTCGACGGCCAGGAGGCGGCGATGCGCGAGCGCCTGTTCGAGCGTTTCTTCGCGCGTTTCCCCGATCGGCGCGCGATCTTCCTCGCCATAGACGCCACGTCGGTGCGGATGACCGATGAGACGCTGCAATGGATGCTCGGGCTGGCGAGCGAGAGGAAATGGGTCTGGAGCCAGGTCGCTGAACTGGTGTTCAACCATCGCAACTACGGTCATCTGACCCATGAAGAATATGCCGTGTTCATCGACCTCGCGATCGACGCATTGGGCGAGACGATCGTCGATGCCTGGGACGAGAAGACCGACGCGGCATGGCGGCGTCAGGCAGCCACATTGAAAGACATGATCGCCCGCGCGCAGACCGAATGGACCGCAGCGCCGCTCGCCTATCCCTAG